One genomic window of Ziziphus jujuba cultivar Dongzao chromosome 4, ASM3175591v1 includes the following:
- the LOC107415450 gene encoding uncharacterized protein LOC107415450: protein MDEEAQKMVALKKAYADIILNTAKEAAARIMVSERKALRFQQDLSATKDEALRMLVRLKQMMDSKTAEAEATSLSKQRRIDELEAQLQEAEDIITDLRAELKWTTKELEKAKKNQVHSLNGRNAREDSSVSKNLTSNPIISSISSSGLEAVTASDMMNIPMNQRVVDNECFKSTKQTERLENLYSQNSDFASIIMRTKEPELYRNGCTQRIRAFERNLADGKLPPSGHVDNTTSLVKDEFTIKPIDTEEGIQNLLSLRTNKTETVRGSSGEEMKKSVKVRTTRRRKTRFGKVRTARGCRQSQIMKSCPVLSRCKMNLASGNDRSNEGVCAESAIEATNIDDAKTSDGLEEKLQHRSGNHKDVVKVIQKGKRKRKMRSGDDNDTSLAYTHDQLKKPCRPSSVLSRCRSFSYLVNGGVKSCEDLSDAAENETKLKPLPGLDPGSTLIKSDVDPISGSASVTMSAQAIKKSGQVDKDIAFIDEPVLVKQERCAEWNSRFPSSELNLEMTNVSSINSDSKDGKASEQLNESPSHVENNRLLKYTFQRKRKKEAVSNPDELASPEKTSVEMMTVDREYNAPDQEKSNLMNESSRDSRRLAQVARQLISLSGKRWW from the exons ATGGACGAAGAAGCCCAG AAAATGGTGGCTTTGAAAAAGGCGTACGCGGACATAATACTGAACACGGCGAAAGAGGCAGCAGCTCGGATAATGGTGTCGGAGCGAAAAGCTCTTCGCTTTCAACAGGATCTGTCTGCAACCAAAGACGAGGCCCTTCGGATGCTCGTCCGCTTGAAGCAAATGATGGATTCCAAG ACTGCTGAAGCAGAGGCAACATCCTTGAGCAAGCAAAGAAGGATTGATGAGCTTGAAGCACAACTTCAAGAGGCAGAGGATATAATAACTGATCTCAGAGCAGAGTTGAAATGGACTACAAAAGAGTTAGAGAAGGCAAAGAAAAACCAAGTGCATTCTTTGAATGGGAGAAATGCAAGGGAAGATTCATCTGTTTCCAAGAACTTAACATCTAATCCTATTATAAGCTCTATTTCGAGTTCAGGACTTGAAGCTGTGACAGCATCTGACATGATGAACATACCTATGAATCAAAGAGTTGTTGATAATGAATGCTTTAAGTCAACAAAACAAACTGAAAGGTTGGAGAATTTATATTCTCAAAACTCTGATTTTGCCTCCATAATCATGAGGACCAAGGAGCCTGAGCTGTATAGAAATGGATGCACACAAAGAATTCGTGCATTTGAAAGAAACTTGGCTGATGGAAAATTGCCACCCTCTGGACATGTAGACAACACAACTTCCCTTGTAAAGGATGAGTTTACAATCAAACCAATTGACACTGAGGAAGGGatacaaaatttattatctCTTAGGACTAATAAAACGGAAACGGTTAGGGGTTCATCAGGGGAAGAAATGAAGAAGTCTGTTAAAGTCCGCACAACACGGAGAAGAAAGACTCGATTTGGCAAAGTGAGAACTGCCCGGGGCTGTAGACAAAGTCAGATTATGAAATCTTGCCCTGTTCTTTCTCGTTGTAAAATGAACTTAGCCAGTGGAAATGATAGATCCAATGAAGGTGTGTGTGCCGAATCTGCTATTGAAGCTACCAATATAGACGATGCAAAAACTTCTGATGGGTTGGAAGAAAAATTGCAGCATAGAAGTGGCAATCACAAAGATGTGGTTAAGGTTATTcagaaagggaaaagaaaaaggaaaatgagaaGTGGGGATGATAATGATACCTCACTTGCCTATACTCATGATCAGCTTAAAAAACCTTGTCGGCCGTCTTCTGTTCTTTCTCGTTGCCGGAGTTTTTCATATTTAGTTAATGGTGGTGTTAAATCTTGTGAGGATCTGTCAGATGCAGCTGAAAATGAGACCAAGTTGAAGCCATTGCCTGGTTTGGATCCAGGGTCAACATTAATCAAAAGTGATGTGGATCCCATATCAGGTTCTGCAAGTGTTACTATGAGTGCCCAAGCGATTAAAAAATCTGGACAGGTGGACAAGGACATTGCATTCATAGATGAGCCTGTTTTGGTAAAACAGGAACGTTGTGCTGAGTGGAATTCAAGGTTTCCTAGTTCAGAATTGAACCTTGAGATGACTAATGTATCATCAATAAATTCTGACTCAAAAGATGGGAAGGCATCTGAACAGTTAAATGAATCTCCAAGTCATGTGGAAAACAATAGGCTTCTCAAGTACACATTTCAAAGGAAGCGAAAGAAGGAAGCTGTGAGCAACCCTGAT
- the LOC107415344 gene encoding inactive LRR receptor-like serine/threonine-protein kinase BIR2 has protein sequence MKGSVFLARIFVWVCILLLLSLGSSSGVTEDDVRCLQEFKKEVKDPQGKLSSWDFKNTSVGNLCKFVGVSCWNDRENRVLNLELRDMKLSGTVPQALEYCVSLQSLDLGGNDFSGEIPSQICTWLPYLVGLDLSNNKFSGFIPHDLGKCTYLNSLILSDNRLSGTIPFEIANLGRLKKFSVANNQLTGTIPQLHFPQDKADFAGNKDLCGKPLGKCGGLSKKNLAIIIAAGVFGAAASLLLAFGLWWWYHLRLSKRKRGYGIRGDDDWASKLRAHKLAQVSLFQKPLVKVKLADLMAATNNFSSENVIVSTRTGTTYKAVLPDGSALAIKRLNTCKLGEKQFRLEMNRLGQLRHPNLTPLLGFCMVEDEKLLVYKHLSNGTLHSLLHGSGPTALDWPTRFRIGFGAARGLAWLHHGCHPPIIHQNLCSNVILIDEDFDARIMDFGLARLMTSDANDSSFVNGDLGELGYVAPEYPGTMVVSLKGDAYGFGVVLLELVTGQKPLEVSTGEEEFKGNLVDWVTYLSNSGRTKDVIDKAICGKGHDEEILQFLKIARTCVVSRPRDRWSMYQIYQSLKGMAKNHGFSELDDEFPLIFGKPDNDTM, from the coding sequence ATGAAAGGCTCGGTTTTTTTGGCAAGAATTTTTGTGTGGGTTTGCATATTATTGTTGCTGAGCTTGGGTTCGTCTTCTGGGGTCACGGAGGACGATGTGAGGTGCCTCCAGGAATTCAAGAAAGAGGTGAAAGATCCTCAGGGGAAGCTCAGCTCATGGGACTTCAAGAACACATCGGTCGGAAACTTATGCAAGTTCGTCGGAGTTTCTTGCTGGAACGACCGCGAAAATCGGGTCTTGAACCTCGAACTCCGAGACATGAAGCTGTCGGGCACAGTTCCACAGGCGCTGGAGTACTGTGTTAGCCTTCAGAGTCTGGATCTTGGTGGTAACGATTTCTCTGGTGAGATCCCTTCCCAAATATGTACATGGTTGCCATATTTAGTAGGATTGGACTTGTCAAACAATAAATTCTCGGGCTTTATCCCACATGATCTGGGAAAATGCACATATCTGAACAGTTTGATCCTTTCGGATAATCGTCTATCTGGCACCATACCCTTTGAAATTGCTAACCTCGGTAGGCTGAAGAAGTTCTCTGTGGCCAATAACCAACTCACCGGTACCATCCCTCAGCTTCATTTTCCGCAAGATAAGGCTGATTTTGCTGGAAACAAAGACCTTTGTGGAAAGCCACTTGGAAAGTGTGGTGGGTTGAGCAAGAAAAACCTTGCAATTATAATTGCTGCTGGGGTGTTTGGCGCCGCAGCATCGTTGTTGTTGGCTTTTGGGCTGTGGTGGTGGTATCACTTGAGGCTGAGTAAGAGGAAGAGAGGGTATGGTATTAGAGGGGATGATGATTGGGCTTCGAAGTTGAGGGCTCATAAGCTTGCTCAAGTTTCCTTGTTTCAGAAACCTCTTGTGAAGGTCAAGTTGGCTGATTTGATGGCGGCTACCAACAATTTCAGCTCCGAGAATGTGATTGTTTCGACTAGAACCGGGACTACTTATAAGGCTGTTCTTCCTGATGGATCTGCTTTGGCGATCAAGCGGCTTAATACTTGTAAGCTTGGCGAAAAGCAGTTTCGCCTTGAAATGAACCGATTAGGACAGCTAAGACATCCAAATCTAACACCCCTTTTGGGGTTTTGTATGGTGGAGGACGAAAAGCTTCTGGTTTATAAGCATTTGTCGAATGGGACTCTGCATTCTCTGTTGCATGGAAGTGGTCCTACTGCATTGGATTGGCCTACTAGATTCAGGATTGGTTTCGGTGCGGCCAGGGGTCTTGCTTGGCTTCACCATGGGTGCCATCCCCCAATCATCCACCAGAATTTATGCTCGAATGTAATACTTATCGATGAGGACTTTGACGCGAGGATAATGGATTTTGGATTAGCTAGGCTCATGACTTCCGATGCTAATGACAGTAGTTTTGTCAATGGAGACTTGGGCGAGCTAGGATATGTTGCTCCAGAGTACCCCGGTACAATGGTCGTTTCCCTCAAAGGGGATGCTTATGGTTTTGGGGTAGTGCTCCTTGAGCTAGTAACTGGGCAAAAACCTCTTGAAGTCAGCACTGGTGAGGAAGAATTTAAAGGTAATTTAGTGGACTGGGTGACTTATCTATCTAACTCTGGTCGAACCAAGGATGTCATTGATAAGGCGATCTGTGGAAAAGGTCATGATGAGGAAATTTTGCAGTTCCTGAAAATTGCTCGCACTTGTGTTGTTTCTCGGCCCAGGGACAGATGGTCTATGTACCAGATTTACCAATCATTGAAGGGCATGGCCAAAAACCATGGTTTCTCCGAACTGGATGATGAATTTCCACTGATTTTTGGCAAGCCAGATAATGATACAATGTAG